In the Acropora muricata isolate sample 2 chromosome 1, ASM3666990v1, whole genome shotgun sequence genome, one interval contains:
- the LOC136912512 gene encoding activating signal cointegrator 1 complex subunit 1-like isoform X2, with the protein MDVMKPTLIYIGGRCHRKMPFEQRTEHREPFEQDNNGECGAWDDDDEGSDAFGMVEKTEQGYKLCMQVPSLLYKFIIGKKGETKKKIEKETGTRIIIPRQGELGDLVITGPQRSGVVGARSRIEVITESSRQKIPFTHFLSFPLYKSGMENKIDEFKVKVLKDCFECRGIDASIFQLGSKIHLTIGMMRLLSDSDVRNASDFLSECYQELVSKHLQNRPVVVELKGVECMNDDPSEVDVLYAKVTTKDGSDRLQKLADGLVEKFVAHGLMKKEYEKVKIHASLMNSKLRTESEDKTPAKNRTDLPPRFTRKVSFDARKIVSLFEDFSFGEYHLDTIHLSTRGTYDADGHYECAAAVPLP; encoded by the exons ATGGATGTAATGAAGCCAACTCTTATATACATAGGTGGACGATGTCATCGAAAGATGCCGTTTGAACAAAGAACTGAACACCGTGAGCCATTTGAACAAGATAATAATGGGG AATGTGGTGCAtgggatgatgatgatgaaggttCTGATGCATTTGGCATGGTAGAAAAGACTGAACAAGGTTACAAGCTGTGTATGCAGGTCCCAAGTCTGTtgtataaatttattattgGGAAGAAAggggaaacaaagaaaaaaatagagaaagaaaCAGGCACACGTATCATCATTCCAAGACAGGGTGAATTGGGAGATCTGG TAATTACAGGACCTCAAAGGAGTGGTGTTGTGGGAGCAAGAAGCCGAATTGAAGTCATAACTGAATCTTCAAGGCAAAAGATTCCTTTCACACATTTTCTGAGTTTCCCATTGTATAAAAGTGGcatggaaaataaaattgatgaatTCAAAGTGAAAGTATTGAAGGATTGCTTTGAG tgtcGAGGAATAGATGCCAGTATATTTCAGTTAGGAAGCAAGATTCATCTAACAATTGGGATGATGAGGTTGCTGAGTGACAGTGATGTG AGAAATGCGTCAGATTTCTTGTCAGAGTGCTATCAAGAGCTAGTCAG CAAGCACTTGCAGAATCGCCCTGTTGTGGTAGAGCTCAAAGGAGTGGAGTGCATGAATGATGATCCTTCAGAGGTTGATGTGTTGTATGCAAAGGTTACAACCAAGGATGGCTCAGACAG GCTCCAAAAACTGGCAGATGGACTGGTGGAAAAATTTGTTGCTCATGGTTTGATGAAGAAAGAGtacgaaaaagtcaaaatacATGCATCTTTAATGAATAGCAAACTGCGTACTGAGTCTGAGGATAAAACTCCAGCCAAAAATAGGACTGATTTGCCTCCCAGATTTACAAGAAAGGTTTCATTTGATGCAAGAAAAATCGTTTCG TTGTTTGAAGACTTCAGTTTTGGGGAGTACCACTTAGACACAATACATCTCTCTACCAGAGGCACTTATGATGCAGATGGACATTATGAATGTGCAGCAGCTGTTCCACTGCCATAA
- the LOC136912512 gene encoding activating signal cointegrator 1 complex subunit 1-like isoform X1: protein MPFEQRTEHREPFEQDNNGECGAWDDDDEGSDAFGMVEKTEQGYKLCMQVPSLLYKFIIGKKGETKKKIEKETGTRIIIPRQGELGDLVITGPQRSGVVGARSRIEVITESSRQKIPFTHFLSFPLYKSGMENKIDEFKVKVLKDCFECRGIDASIFQLGSKIHLTIGMMRLLSDSDVRNASDFLSECYQELVSKHLQNRPVVVELKGVECMNDDPSEVDVLYAKVTTKDGSDRLQKLADGLVEKFVAHGLMKKEYEKVKIHASLMNSKLRTESEDKTPAKNRTDLPPRFTRKVSFDARKIVSLFEDFSFGEYHLDTIHLSTRGTYDADGHYECAAAVPLP from the exons ATGCCGTTTGAACAAAGAACTGAACACCGTGAGCCATTTGAACAAGATAATAATGGGG AATGTGGTGCAtgggatgatgatgatgaaggttCTGATGCATTTGGCATGGTAGAAAAGACTGAACAAGGTTACAAGCTGTGTATGCAGGTCCCAAGTCTGTtgtataaatttattattgGGAAGAAAggggaaacaaagaaaaaaatagagaaagaaaCAGGCACACGTATCATCATTCCAAGACAGGGTGAATTGGGAGATCTGG TAATTACAGGACCTCAAAGGAGTGGTGTTGTGGGAGCAAGAAGCCGAATTGAAGTCATAACTGAATCTTCAAGGCAAAAGATTCCTTTCACACATTTTCTGAGTTTCCCATTGTATAAAAGTGGcatggaaaataaaattgatgaatTCAAAGTGAAAGTATTGAAGGATTGCTTTGAG tgtcGAGGAATAGATGCCAGTATATTTCAGTTAGGAAGCAAGATTCATCTAACAATTGGGATGATGAGGTTGCTGAGTGACAGTGATGTG AGAAATGCGTCAGATTTCTTGTCAGAGTGCTATCAAGAGCTAGTCAG CAAGCACTTGCAGAATCGCCCTGTTGTGGTAGAGCTCAAAGGAGTGGAGTGCATGAATGATGATCCTTCAGAGGTTGATGTGTTGTATGCAAAGGTTACAACCAAGGATGGCTCAGACAG GCTCCAAAAACTGGCAGATGGACTGGTGGAAAAATTTGTTGCTCATGGTTTGATGAAGAAAGAGtacgaaaaagtcaaaatacATGCATCTTTAATGAATAGCAAACTGCGTACTGAGTCTGAGGATAAAACTCCAGCCAAAAATAGGACTGATTTGCCTCCCAGATTTACAAGAAAGGTTTCATTTGATGCAAGAAAAATCGTTTCG TTGTTTGAAGACTTCAGTTTTGGGGAGTACCACTTAGACACAATACATCTCTCTACCAGAGGCACTTATGATGCAGATGGACATTATGAATGTGCAGCAGCTGTTCCACTGCCATAA